A window of Sphingobacterium kitahiroshimense genomic DNA:
TGTGGGTATGCCTCCAAAAATGTTTTCAAGAATTATGCGTTTTCAATCTGGTTTAAACATCTTACGACAAGCTGATTTTAACAGTCTTACAGAAATCGCATATCAAAACGAGTATTTTGATCAATCTCATTATATTAGAGAGTTCAAAGGATTTACTGGGACCAACCCTGAAAGATTCATGCTTAATGCAAACGAAAAGTTGCTGAATTTCCCTCTATGGGATGCTTCCAAATGATCAAATCCATCCTCTAAATGCTTTCTTTACCAATCTGAATCATTTTTATGTAGAACTGTCGGTTTTATCCAATTCTACAATAAATATCACCTATACTTTTGTACTCGAAATAGCTAAGATCTTCCATAACATAGATTTGCATCACTATTTCACAAAATTTATAGTTTTTATTTTAAAAAAATGAGTATGAAAAACACGCAAAAAGTAACGAGGTTAAACCCTAAAAATGTTCCGGCACCTGTCGGGAACTATTCACATGTTACAATCATTCCTAAAAATTCCAATCTATATACTTTTTCTGGTCAGATAGGTATTGATAATAATGGATCCATTCCATCTTCTATAAATGAACAGGTGGCATATACATTTCTAAATATAGGCCAGCTTCTAGATAGTCAAAATTTAGCTTCTGATGACGTTATAAAAGTCAACATCTGGGCTACGGAAGAGATTGACTGGAACTTTCTAAATGCAAAATGGGAAGAATTATTCGGGAAAGTCTATCCCTCGATGACCATTGCTTATGTAAAGGGACTAGGACTTGAGGAACTTAAAATTGAAATTGAAATCTGGGCTGCTCAACAATAACAATTCGAAGCTGAGGTTATTCTTACTACTTAAATTAAAGAACTTCTGCTATTTTTTAAGCTGGAGGTTCTTTAATTTATTTAAGAGTCCCACAAATCTGTTGATTGCGATAAGAATACCACAGAAAGTCTGTTTTATAGTCCAATGAGCGATCCATATTTTCAAAACCAGATATTTGCCAGTGTAATTTAACAAGATTTCGATTGACATACGTTGGATTCGATCGTTTAAGAGTAAATA
This region includes:
- a CDS encoding RidA family protein, whose product is MKNTQKVTRLNPKNVPAPVGNYSHVTIIPKNSNLYTFSGQIGIDNNGSIPSSINEQVAYTFLNIGQLLDSQNLASDDVIKVNIWATEEIDWNFLNAKWEELFGKVYPSMTIAYVKGLGLEELKIEIEIWAAQQ